Proteins encoded within one genomic window of Jiangella mangrovi:
- a CDS encoding DUF1707 SHOCT-like domain-containing protein, with protein sequence MGDEPVRRGDEASWALERVSDADRERGAELVRTAYGDGRIGLDEIDERLGAVMSAPPFP encoded by the coding sequence ATGGGCGACGAACCGGTGCGGCGCGGGGACGAGGCGTCGTGGGCGCTGGAGCGCGTGTCCGACGCCGACCGTGAGCGGGGCGCGGAGCTGGTCCGGACAGCCTACGGCGACGGGCGGATCGGGCTCGACGAGATCGACGAACGGCTCGGGGCGGTCATGTCGGCTCCCCCGTTTCCATGA
- a CDS encoding ATP-binding protein: MTLTGRVLIRSLAVMALVIGGVAALTYEMVRMSGRGDIDVLLEDEAVQLGAALDDQLAAAVGPGGTVSGPEAERAARQALAIHPSGTRHVSLVTVNGTRLQSTGGPSRVATLMRGRDAPPAEPGTIRSLDTTGGSVRVLDATVLDESGDGVATVTVVAPLDPATDTAATVLRGAALAGVIGLAGGGLALWLVVRRTLRPVRDVSAAAKAISPADLASRVPVPATEDEIAELATELNQMLTRIEQGDISRRRYLAAISHEVRTPLAVAEGHLELLGTADAAIVRHELDRLRRVLDDLTDIARGRDEIDVRRDLVFVPDLFGAVQDRVDALPYAPSVTVVPPPPDVLLGDQARLEQCLAHLIANAVDHNPPGTRATVGAALRDDTIVLTVADDGPGIDPELLPHLFEPFLNTRAVGSSRTSGLGLAVVRALVDAQHGRVEIDSGPSGTSATITLPRPTAEPGLA; this comes from the coding sequence GTGACCCTCACCGGCCGCGTCCTCATCCGGTCGCTGGCGGTCATGGCGCTGGTGATCGGCGGCGTGGCGGCGCTCACCTACGAGATGGTGCGGATGTCCGGCCGCGGCGACATCGACGTCCTGCTCGAGGACGAGGCGGTCCAGCTCGGCGCCGCGCTGGACGACCAGCTGGCCGCCGCGGTGGGTCCGGGCGGGACGGTGTCCGGCCCCGAGGCCGAGCGGGCCGCACGGCAGGCGCTGGCCATCCATCCCAGCGGCACCCGCCACGTGTCGCTGGTGACGGTGAACGGCACCCGCCTGCAGAGCACCGGCGGCCCGTCCCGCGTGGCGACCCTGATGCGCGGCCGCGACGCACCTCCGGCCGAGCCGGGCACCATCCGCTCCCTCGACACCACCGGCGGCTCGGTGCGGGTCCTCGACGCCACCGTCCTCGACGAGTCCGGCGACGGCGTCGCCACCGTCACCGTCGTCGCGCCCCTGGATCCCGCCACCGACACCGCGGCCACGGTGCTGCGCGGCGCGGCCCTCGCCGGGGTGATCGGCCTCGCCGGCGGCGGGCTCGCGCTCTGGCTGGTGGTGCGGCGCACGCTGCGCCCCGTCCGCGACGTCTCCGCGGCCGCGAAGGCCATCTCGCCCGCCGACCTCGCCAGCCGCGTCCCGGTGCCGGCCACCGAGGACGAGATCGCCGAGCTGGCCACCGAGCTGAACCAGATGCTCACCCGCATCGAGCAGGGCGACATCAGCCGGCGCCGCTACCTGGCCGCGATCTCGCACGAGGTGCGCACGCCCCTGGCCGTCGCCGAGGGCCACCTGGAGCTGCTCGGCACCGCCGACGCGGCGATCGTGCGGCACGAGCTCGACCGGTTGAGGCGCGTGCTCGACGACCTCACCGACATCGCCCGCGGCCGCGACGAGATCGACGTGCGGCGGGACCTGGTGTTCGTGCCCGACCTGTTCGGCGCCGTGCAGGATCGCGTGGACGCCCTGCCCTACGCCCCGTCCGTCACCGTCGTGCCGCCGCCGCCCGACGTGCTGCTCGGCGACCAGGCCCGGCTCGAGCAGTGCCTCGCCCACCTCATCGCCAACGCCGTCGACCACAACCCGCCCGGCACCCGCGCCACCGTCGGCGCCGCCCTCCGCGACGACACGATCGTCCTCACCGTCGCCGACGACGGGCCCGGCATCGACCCGGAGCTGCTGCCGCACCTGTTCGAGCCGTTCCTCAACACCCGCGCCGTCGGCTCCAGCCGCACCTCGGGTTTGGGTCTCGCCGTCGTGCGCGCCCTCGTCGACGCCCAGCACGGCCGGGTCGAGATCGACAGCGGCCCCTCCGGCACGTCGGCGACGATCACCCTTCCGCGCCCCACCGCTGAGCCCGGGCTTGCGTAG
- a CDS encoding ABC transporter ATP-binding protein, whose protein sequence is MSTAVIEVENLHVRYGDFHAVDDLSFQVRRGELYALLGTNGAGKTSTLEVIEGHRPAASGTVRVFGRRPDDRGAVRPRMGIMLQESGFSPDLTVTESVRLIGTLTRRQDDAGRVLGVAGLTHKAGTLVSQLSGGEKRRLDFATAIYGGPELVILDEPTTGLDIQSRDALWAAVDRLREEGSTVVLTTHYLEEAQQRADRIGLMHQGTFHREGTVVELTQTLPSLIGFTLPPGAPEPPLGAGVAADGAVLVETFDLQGDLHRLLGWAHDAGVDLRELKAGPTSLDDVFRAIERG, encoded by the coding sequence CGACGGGGTGAGCTGTACGCGCTGCTCGGCACGAACGGCGCCGGCAAGACGTCGACGCTCGAGGTCATCGAGGGGCACCGGCCGGCCGCCTCGGGCACCGTCCGCGTCTTCGGGCGGCGCCCGGACGACCGCGGCGCCGTCCGCCCGCGCATGGGCATCATGCTGCAGGAGAGCGGCTTCTCCCCCGACCTGACGGTGACGGAGTCGGTCCGGCTCATCGGCACGCTGACCCGCCGCCAGGACGACGCCGGCCGCGTGCTCGGCGTCGCCGGCCTGACGCACAAGGCGGGCACGCTGGTGTCGCAGCTGTCCGGCGGCGAGAAGCGGCGCCTCGACTTCGCCACCGCCATCTACGGCGGACCCGAGCTGGTCATCCTCGACGAGCCCACCACCGGCCTCGACATCCAGTCGCGCGACGCGCTCTGGGCAGCCGTCGACCGGCTGCGCGAGGAGGGCTCCACCGTCGTGCTCACCACCCACTACCTCGAGGAGGCGCAGCAGCGCGCCGACCGCATCGGGCTCATGCACCAGGGCACGTTCCACCGCGAGGGCACCGTCGTCGAGCTGACGCAGACGCTGCCGTCGCTCATCGGCTTCACGCTCCCGCCCGGCGCTCCCGAGCCGCCGCTGGGGGCCGGTGTGGCCGCCGACGGGGCGGTCCTGGTCGAGACCTTCGACCTGCAGGGCGACCTGCACCGCCTGCTGGGCTGGGCGCACGACGCCGGGGTGGACCTGCGGGAGCTGAAGGCCGGCCCGACCAGCCTCGACGACGTCTTCCGCGCCATCGAGCGCGGCTGA
- a CDS encoding response regulator transcription factor, whose protein sequence is MAILLVEDEAGIVAFVRRGLENAGYQVVVADDGIDGLVMALSSEVEIVVLDLGLPGIPGEELLRRLRRRRPSVPVIVLTARDSVSDRVANLDAGADDYMVKPFSMSELLARIRARLRGGDQGRGDVLAVGPLTLHLGAHTAAVDGRTVTLSAREFALLEVLIRHPGQVFSQPQLLDRVWGYDFEGASNVVEVYISQLRRKLGGDLIQTIRGAGYRLGTGTEFE, encoded by the coding sequence TTGGCAATTCTGCTGGTCGAGGACGAGGCAGGGATCGTCGCGTTCGTGCGCCGCGGCCTCGAGAACGCCGGTTACCAGGTGGTCGTCGCTGACGACGGCATCGACGGGCTGGTCATGGCGCTGTCCTCCGAGGTCGAGATCGTCGTGCTGGACCTCGGGCTGCCCGGCATCCCGGGCGAGGAGCTGCTGCGCCGCCTGCGCCGCCGTCGCCCCTCGGTGCCCGTGATCGTGCTCACTGCTCGCGATTCGGTGAGCGACCGCGTCGCCAACCTGGACGCCGGGGCCGACGACTACATGGTCAAGCCGTTCAGCATGAGCGAGCTGCTGGCCCGGATCCGGGCCCGGCTGCGCGGCGGCGACCAGGGCCGCGGCGACGTGCTGGCCGTGGGTCCGCTGACGCTGCACCTCGGCGCGCACACCGCGGCGGTCGACGGCCGGACTGTGACGCTGTCGGCCCGCGAGTTCGCCCTGCTCGAGGTGCTCATCCGCCACCCCGGGCAGGTGTTCTCGCAGCCGCAGCTGCTGGACCGGGTGTGGGGCTACGACTTCGAGGGCGCGTCGAACGTCGTCGAGGTCTACATCAGCCAGCTGCGCCGCAAGCTCGGCGGCGACCTCATCCAGACGATCCGCGGCGCCGGCTACCGGCTCGGGACGGGAACCGAGTTCGAGTGA
- a CDS encoding ABC transporter permease, translating into MLAIARSELIQIFRNRLVLVTGLIIPVFVSAFFVHRHEIFAEAASLGYIAAIVMFTVMAFGLYTTAVTTLASRRQNLFLKRLRSTAAGDADIITGLLLPVTVIALLQVAVILIVLGVVAGGPAQVALLAVAVVATLAMMAGLALATAGLTNSPEHAQVTTLPVSLSVIAVASWVGITGTEDLAPLKRVLPGGSATELVVDAWDGGAAVADSLILLVPTLSWVVVAVALAGRMFRWEPRR; encoded by the coding sequence ATGCTCGCGATCGCTCGCAGTGAGCTGATCCAGATCTTCCGGAACCGGCTCGTCCTGGTCACCGGGCTCATCATCCCGGTCTTCGTCAGCGCCTTCTTCGTCCACCGGCACGAGATCTTCGCCGAGGCGGCCAGCCTCGGCTACATCGCGGCGATCGTCATGTTCACCGTGATGGCCTTCGGGCTCTACACCACCGCCGTGACCACGCTGGCCTCGCGGCGGCAGAACCTCTTCCTCAAGCGGCTGCGCTCGACCGCCGCGGGCGACGCCGACATCATCACCGGGCTGCTCCTGCCGGTGACGGTGATCGCGCTGCTCCAGGTGGCCGTGATCCTGATCGTGCTGGGCGTGGTCGCCGGCGGACCGGCCCAGGTGGCGCTACTGGCCGTGGCGGTCGTGGCGACGCTGGCCATGATGGCCGGCCTGGCCCTGGCCACCGCGGGACTCACGAACTCGCCGGAGCACGCCCAGGTGACGACGCTGCCGGTCAGCCTGTCGGTGATCGCGGTCGCCAGCTGGGTGGGCATCACCGGCACCGAGGACCTCGCGCCGCTCAAGCGGGTGCTGCCCGGCGGCTCGGCCACCGAGCTCGTCGTCGACGCCTGGGACGGCGGGGCCGCCGTCGCGGACTCGCTGATCCTCCTGGTGCCGACCCTGAGCTGGGTGGTCGTCGCGGTGGCGCTGGCCGGCCGGATGTTCCGCTGGGAACCGCGCCGCTGA